The following are from one region of the Brevinematales bacterium genome:
- a CDS encoding DUF4037 domain-containing protein, which yields MKTEIYKFIPGLELCEGFAFDIVKPLLDKEFPSIAYSAALIGYGSDVLGYDNPASMDHNWGPRMQIFLAEKDITNYTDKINVFLRQNLPPEFKGFPTNFSQPRYDHTQTMEGKAGPPINHLIEIVSLNTYIKKYLGKININDIKSADWITLNDQQLLELTSGRVFHDGLGTLLPLRERINFYPRDVWLFRLAQLWKRIWDEEPFVGRCIENEDFSGLKILAARQTETIITICFYIEKHYFPYSKWFGSAFKRLDCYQEIRGLAETALTENEPARIEDALCLLYEKTVELNNRQGDLPHLGNRIRDFFGRPYKVIFAETIVAALKESITDPELKNIPIE from the coding sequence GCCTTCGATATTGTCAAACCGTTACTGGATAAGGAGTTCCCGTCTATCGCCTATTCCGCCGCGCTTATCGGCTACGGTTCCGATGTACTGGGGTACGATAATCCCGCATCGATGGATCATAACTGGGGCCCAAGGATGCAGATATTCCTCGCGGAAAAGGATATCACCAATTATACCGACAAGATTAATGTTTTTCTACGTCAAAATCTCCCGCCTGAATTCAAAGGTTTCCCGACTAATTTCTCCCAACCGCGTTACGACCATACCCAGACGATGGAGGGAAAGGCTGGCCCGCCCATTAATCATCTGATTGAGATTGTTAGTCTCAACACATATATAAAAAAGTATCTCGGTAAAATAAATATTAATGATATAAAATCCGCCGATTGGATAACTCTTAACGATCAGCAATTACTCGAATTAACTTCTGGCCGCGTATTTCACGACGGTCTCGGGACACTTCTCCCGCTGCGTGAAAGAATTAATTTTTATCCGAGGGATGTATGGCTTTTCCGTCTGGCGCAGCTTTGGAAACGTATCTGGGATGAGGAACCGTTTGTCGGCCGATGTATCGAGAACGAGGATTTTTCCGGGTTGAAAATTCTTGCCGCGCGTCAGACCGAAACCATCATTACAATATGTTTTTATATCGAAAAACATTATTTTCCCTATAGTAAATGGTTCGGGAGCGCATTTAAGCGTCTCGACTGCTATCAGGAAATCCGGGGATTGGCGGAAACCGCGCTGACTGAGAACGAACCCGCGCGAATCGAGGACGCCTTGTGCCTACTGTATGAAAAAACCGTCGAGCTTAATAACCGGCAGGGCGATCTACCTCATCTGGGTAACCGAATCCGCGATTTTTTCGGTCGCCCTTACAAAGTAATCTTTGCGGAAACTATAGTCGCAGCGCTCAAGGAATCGATTACCGATCCGGAATTGAAAAATATACCGATTGAATAA